The Burkholderia ambifaria AMMD genome has a segment encoding these proteins:
- a CDS encoding porin: MKIGRRLAAAAATLGCMHAHAQTSGSVTLYGTVDTGIIYSTNQQFTRADGSTGGGHAWQMGGGNLVPSRFGFQGAEPLGGGLDAVFSLEQQFLSANGQALQGGTAFSRQAWVGLRQDGIGTLGLGRQYDSYTDMLGAYVSSNNWATPYGSHLGDVDNLNAAFNFNNAVKFTSADFHGLTVGGTFSFGGQAGDFSAKRGYAVAATYTRAPIAFSVGYLDLHQPLDAALGGASGYIGDFACSNPGAMYCLLQDAGSMRAFGAGGSVTLGAATLALTYTHTRLGDSRYFSTDAQPRTQAFTFDIGELNVTYMFTPALQGGVAYIFNAAHTDGRGTTRFHQINVGTNYSLSKRTALYAVAIGQIASGAGLGTDANGNAANYAQIPVLANSNSSRQLAVMAGIRVNF; the protein is encoded by the coding sequence ATGAAGATCGGACGACGACTGGCCGCAGCCGCGGCCACGCTGGGTTGCATGCATGCGCACGCGCAGACCTCCGGCAGCGTGACGCTGTACGGCACCGTGGACACCGGCATCATCTATTCGACGAACCAGCAGTTCACGCGCGCCGACGGCAGCACGGGCGGCGGCCATGCGTGGCAGATGGGCGGCGGCAACCTGGTGCCGTCCCGCTTCGGCTTCCAGGGCGCCGAACCGCTCGGCGGCGGGCTCGATGCGGTGTTTTCGCTCGAGCAGCAGTTCCTGTCCGCGAACGGGCAGGCGCTGCAGGGCGGCACCGCGTTTAGCCGGCAGGCATGGGTCGGGCTGCGCCAGGACGGGATCGGCACGCTCGGCCTCGGCCGGCAATACGACTCGTACACCGACATGCTCGGCGCGTATGTCTCGAGCAACAACTGGGCGACGCCGTACGGCTCGCATCTCGGCGACGTCGACAACCTGAATGCCGCGTTCAACTTCAACAACGCGGTGAAGTTCACCAGCGCGGACTTCCACGGCCTGACGGTCGGCGGCACGTTCAGCTTCGGCGGGCAGGCCGGCGACTTTTCCGCGAAGCGCGGCTATGCGGTCGCGGCGACCTATACCCGCGCGCCGATCGCGTTCTCGGTCGGCTATCTCGACCTGCACCAGCCGCTCGACGCGGCGCTCGGCGGCGCGAGCGGCTATATCGGCGACTTCGCGTGCAGCAACCCGGGCGCGATGTACTGCCTGCTGCAGGACGCCGGCTCGATGCGCGCGTTCGGCGCGGGCGGCTCGGTGACACTCGGCGCGGCGACGCTCGCGCTGACCTACACGCACACGCGCCTGGGCGACAGCCGCTATTTCTCGACCGACGCGCAGCCGCGCACGCAGGCGTTCACGTTCGACATCGGCGAGCTGAACGTCACGTACATGTTCACGCCGGCGCTGCAGGGCGGCGTCGCGTATATCTTCAACGCCGCGCACACCGACGGACGCGGCACGACGCGCTTCCATCAGATCAACGTCGGCACGAACTACAGCCTGTCGAAGCGCACCGCGCTGTACGCGGTCGCGATCGGCCAGATCGCGAGCGGCGCGGGGCTCGGCACCGACGCGAACGGCAACGCGGCGAACTACGCGCAGATCCCGGTGCTCGCGAACAGCAATTCGAGCCGCCAGCTCGCGGTGATGGCCGGGATTCGTGTGAACTTCTGA
- a CDS encoding helix-turn-helix domain-containing protein, with protein MLFQSRSHEDVHDHGLAIAGWHQVYRQMTPGRFRGTVTQVLYDDFHFFRETTNRRVAQTGLAPARRTSLAVPLSVPLAGTFQGQPVDGYALLALRAGEDFEFHTPEGMGLVGISAASDMIDELCEAEFGAAGARKLRHVTRLSDEQGVALGARLSSLIDDAQRNPGCLEYAATRKMFRDAMLGMFLDALDQGIGVERRDITHATYSDIVSRCEKHLRDRPEEPVTVLELCRALRCSRRTLQTSFQRVADVTPVGYLRTIRLNAVRRLLRTTGAHQLGVGEAAASWGFTHLGYFAREYRDLFGELPSQTLRPE; from the coding sequence ATGCTGTTCCAGTCACGCTCACACGAAGACGTGCATGACCACGGGCTCGCGATCGCCGGTTGGCATCAGGTCTATCGCCAGATGACGCCGGGCCGGTTCAGGGGCACCGTCACGCAGGTGCTGTACGACGACTTTCATTTCTTCCGCGAGACGACCAACCGGCGTGTCGCGCAAACCGGCCTCGCGCCGGCCCGGCGCACGTCGCTCGCGGTGCCGTTGTCGGTGCCGCTCGCCGGCACGTTCCAGGGCCAGCCGGTCGACGGCTATGCGCTGCTCGCGCTGCGCGCCGGCGAGGATTTCGAATTCCATACGCCGGAAGGGATGGGGCTGGTCGGGATCAGCGCCGCATCGGACATGATCGACGAGCTGTGCGAAGCCGAATTCGGCGCGGCCGGCGCGCGCAAGCTGCGGCACGTCACGCGGCTGTCGGACGAGCAGGGCGTCGCGCTCGGCGCGCGGCTGTCGTCGCTGATCGACGACGCGCAGCGCAATCCCGGCTGCCTCGAATACGCGGCCACCCGCAAGATGTTCCGCGACGCGATGCTCGGCATGTTCCTCGATGCGCTCGATCAGGGCATCGGCGTCGAGCGCCGCGACATCACGCACGCCACCTACAGCGATATCGTCAGCCGTTGCGAGAAGCATCTGCGCGACCGGCCCGAGGAACCCGTCACCGTGCTCGAACTGTGCCGCGCGCTGCGCTGCAGCCGCCGTACGCTGCAGACGAGCTTCCAGCGCGTCGCCGACGTCACGCCCGTCGGCTATCTGCGCACGATCCGGCTGAACGCGGTGCGGCGCCTGCTGCGCACCACTGGCGCGCACCAGCTCGGCGTGGGCGAGGCCGCCGCGAGCTGGGGCTTCACGCATCTGGGTTATTTCGCGCGCGAGTATCGCGACCTGTTCGGCGAGCTGCCGTCGCAGACCTTGCGTCCCGAATGA
- a CDS encoding DUF3156 family protein, producing the protein MKLAFARWRTAPDTPPAGHRPGAIAARVLADLGAVRDANGAAADTMARLPNGVRVRVDERVERQFLMHTVSVRVTVAAHGPAGEGRARVLQTGWLRRTGVAAEPQRGCDPGLARAVAALVAQPSLADALRPLHLTDCTIAARDGRWTLAVVPFGGSEVVNRMPSFRRYVRLTGEQAAALSAACLAFEAALRGILRG; encoded by the coding sequence GTGAAGCTCGCGTTCGCCCGGTGGCGCACGGCGCCCGACACACCGCCGGCCGGCCATCGGCCCGGCGCGATCGCCGCGCGCGTGCTGGCCGACCTCGGTGCGGTGCGCGACGCGAACGGCGCCGCGGCCGACACCATGGCCCGGCTGCCGAACGGCGTGCGCGTGCGCGTCGACGAGCGCGTCGAGCGTCAGTTCCTGATGCATACGGTCAGCGTGCGGGTGACGGTCGCCGCGCACGGTCCGGCCGGGGAAGGCCGCGCACGCGTGCTGCAGACCGGCTGGCTGCGGCGCACCGGCGTCGCGGCCGAACCCCAGCGGGGATGCGACCCCGGACTCGCGCGCGCGGTGGCCGCACTCGTCGCGCAGCCGTCGCTCGCCGACGCGCTGCGCCCGCTGCACCTGACCGACTGCACGATTGCCGCGCGCGACGGACGCTGGACGCTTGCCGTCGTGCCGTTCGGCGGCAGCGAGGTCGTGAACCGGATGCCGTCGTTTCGCCGCTATGTCCGCCTCACCGGCGAGCAGGCCGCCGCGCTGTCGGCGGCCTGTCTTGCATTCGAAGCCGCACTGCGCGGAATTTTGCGGGGGTAA
- a CDS encoding APC family permease — MSGWSGVTGAAGDTPAGAPAEAGGGTVLTAGAVGFPTALASAVGLIMASPVILTATSGFGMGGWAFAVAMIIAFVMMQAQATTFSEAAAMLPTAGSVYDYLSCGLGRFWAITGTISAYFLVHVFAGTAETILSGIMALVNFESLNAALEKHNSSWLVGVGLVVTFAITNIIGIKVFSKLEIVLTAGMWLSLMIFGILGLVAAPAVHLDGWFGGSDVGTSVPAVLSLVGMAMFMFVGCEFVTPLAPEMKAPGRTIPRAMALGLVGVAICMFLYGAAIRRQVANVPVSPDGLTHLLDTPGAIPAFALQVLGPFGRVWFGIAFLCAGAATINTLMAGLPRILYGMAIDGALPRCFAYLHPRFKTPVVGIVAAAIVPIAHAWLIHGNLDSILHLVLAATCAWGTAYLLVTASVVMLRIRRPDLPRPYRSPLFPLPQIVSSVGIVLAIWYITPPGMNARDIYVPFGAMLGLTALYALFWTVVVQRRHPFKPVPVEEVLRREHVAS; from the coding sequence ATGTCGGGATGGTCTGGAGTGACGGGCGCCGCGGGCGATACGCCCGCCGGTGCGCCGGCTGAAGCGGGCGGCGGCACGGTGCTGACGGCGGGCGCGGTCGGTTTTCCGACCGCGCTGGCGAGCGCCGTCGGCCTCATCATGGCGAGCCCGGTGATCCTCACCGCGACGTCGGGCTTCGGGATGGGCGGCTGGGCGTTCGCGGTCGCGATGATCATCGCGTTCGTGATGATGCAGGCGCAGGCGACGACGTTCTCGGAGGCCGCCGCGATGCTGCCGACGGCCGGCTCGGTTTACGATTACCTGTCGTGCGGGCTCGGCCGCTTCTGGGCGATCACCGGCACGATTTCCGCGTATTTCCTCGTCCACGTGTTCGCCGGCACGGCGGAGACGATCCTGAGCGGCATCATGGCGCTCGTGAACTTCGAGTCGCTGAACGCCGCGCTCGAGAAGCACAACAGTTCATGGCTCGTCGGCGTCGGCCTGGTGGTCACGTTCGCGATCACCAACATCATCGGCATCAAGGTGTTCAGCAAGCTCGAGATCGTGCTGACGGCCGGCATGTGGCTGTCGCTGATGATCTTCGGGATCCTCGGCCTCGTCGCGGCGCCCGCCGTGCATCTCGACGGCTGGTTCGGCGGCTCGGACGTCGGCACGTCGGTGCCGGCCGTGCTGTCGCTGGTCGGGATGGCGATGTTCATGTTCGTCGGCTGCGAGTTCGTCACGCCGCTCGCGCCGGAAATGAAGGCGCCGGGCCGCACGATTCCGCGTGCGATGGCGCTCGGCCTCGTCGGCGTCGCGATCTGTATGTTCCTGTACGGCGCGGCGATCCGCCGCCAGGTCGCGAACGTGCCGGTCAGCCCCGACGGCCTGACGCACCTGCTCGACACGCCGGGCGCGATCCCCGCGTTCGCGCTGCAGGTGCTTGGGCCGTTCGGCCGCGTGTGGTTCGGCATCGCGTTCCTGTGCGCGGGCGCCGCGACGATCAACACGCTGATGGCCGGGCTGCCGCGCATCCTGTACGGGATGGCGATCGACGGCGCGCTGCCGCGCTGCTTCGCATATCTGCATCCGCGCTTCAAGACGCCGGTGGTCGGCATCGTCGCGGCGGCGATCGTGCCGATCGCCCACGCATGGCTGATCCACGGCAACCTCGACAGCATCCTTCACCTCGTGCTCGCCGCGACCTGCGCATGGGGCACCGCGTACCTGCTCGTCACCGCGTCGGTCGTGATGCTGCGCATCCGCCGTCCCGACCTGCCGCGCCCGTACCGTTCGCCGCTGTTCCCGCTGCCGCAGATCGTGTCGAGCGTCGGCATCGTGCTCGCGATCTGGTACATCACGCCGCCCGGCATGAACGCGCGCGACATCTACGTGCCGTTCGGCGCGATGCTCGGGCTCACCGCGCTGTATGCGCTGTTCTGGACGGTCGTCGTGCAGCGCCGGCATCCGTTCAAGCCGGTGCCGGTCGAGGAAGTGCTGCGCCGCGAGCACGTCGCGTCGTGA
- a CDS encoding aspartate aminotransferase family protein: MSYNEAKFWHPMLHPNEMKQRKPIRIVRGDGCYVFDEEGRKLVDGVAGLWNVNVGHNRQEVKDAIVRQLDELEYFQLFDGISHPRAEELSKKLIDMLEPEGMRRVLYSSGGSDSIETALKIARQYWKVRGQADRTKFISLKQGYHGTHFGGASVNGNTVFRRNYEPNLPGCFHVETPWLYRNPFTQDPEELGRICAEMLEREIQFQSPDTVAAFIAEPVQGAGGVIVPPANYWPLVREVCDRYGVLLIADEVVTGFGRSGSMFGSRGWGVRPDIMCLAKGISSGYVPLGATAVNARIEDAFAANADFGGAIMHGYTYAGHPVACAAAIASLDIVVKEDLPANAAKQGAYLLEALRSFPERFAAVGEVRGKGLMLALDLVANKQTREPIDPLSGYANAVAEVAREHGVLVRPVGTKIILSPPLVIQREPLDRIVDALAAGFEGVPFA; encoded by the coding sequence ATGAGCTACAACGAAGCGAAGTTCTGGCACCCGATGCTGCACCCGAACGAAATGAAACAGCGCAAGCCGATCCGCATCGTGCGCGGCGACGGCTGCTACGTGTTCGACGAAGAGGGGCGCAAGCTTGTCGACGGCGTCGCGGGCCTGTGGAACGTGAACGTCGGGCACAACCGCCAGGAAGTGAAGGACGCGATCGTGCGTCAGCTCGACGAACTCGAATACTTCCAGCTGTTCGACGGCATCTCGCATCCGCGCGCGGAAGAGCTGTCGAAGAAGCTGATCGACATGCTCGAACCGGAAGGGATGCGCCGCGTGCTGTACAGCTCGGGCGGCTCCGACTCGATCGAGACCGCGCTGAAGATCGCGCGCCAGTACTGGAAGGTGCGCGGTCAGGCCGACCGCACGAAGTTCATCTCGTTGAAGCAGGGCTATCACGGCACGCACTTCGGCGGTGCGTCGGTGAACGGCAATACGGTGTTTCGCCGCAACTACGAGCCGAACCTGCCCGGCTGCTTCCACGTCGAGACGCCGTGGCTGTACCGCAACCCGTTCACGCAGGATCCGGAGGAACTCGGCCGGATCTGCGCGGAAATGCTGGAGCGCGAGATCCAGTTCCAGAGCCCCGACACGGTTGCCGCGTTCATCGCCGAACCGGTGCAGGGCGCGGGCGGCGTGATCGTGCCGCCGGCCAACTACTGGCCACTCGTGCGCGAGGTGTGCGACCGCTACGGCGTGCTGCTGATCGCCGACGAAGTCGTGACGGGCTTCGGCCGCAGCGGCAGCATGTTCGGCAGCCGCGGCTGGGGCGTGCGCCCTGACATCATGTGTCTCGCGAAGGGGATCTCGTCCGGTTACGTGCCGCTCGGCGCGACGGCCGTGAACGCGCGGATCGAGGACGCATTCGCCGCGAACGCGGACTTCGGCGGCGCGATCATGCACGGCTACACGTACGCGGGGCACCCGGTTGCGTGCGCGGCCGCGATCGCGAGCCTCGACATCGTCGTGAAGGAAGACCTGCCGGCGAACGCGGCGAAGCAGGGCGCGTATCTGCTCGAAGCGCTGCGGTCGTTTCCGGAACGCTTCGCGGCGGTCGGCGAGGTGCGCGGCAAAGGGCTGATGCTCGCGCTCGATCTCGTCGCGAACAAGCAGACCCGCGAGCCGATCGACCCGCTGTCCGGCTATGCGAACGCGGTCGCGGAAGTGGCGCGGGAGCACGGCGTGCTGGTGCGTCCGGTCGGCACGAAGATCATCCTGTCGCCCCCGCTCGTGATCCAGCGCGAGCCGCTCGACCGGATCGTCGACGCGCTCGCGGCGGGCTTCGAGGGCGTGCCGTTCGCGTGA
- a CDS encoding aldehyde dehydrogenase family protein has protein sequence MSTTNFVAVSDTVRTFVARDFGLFIDGAMQPAHSAARFDVYDPATGERLATVADADAHDVDRAVASAKHAFDTRVWSGLRPADRERILLKLADLIERDAETLAQLETLNQGKSIHVSRAIEVGASVEYVRYMAGWATKITGQTLDVSIPFPPGARYTAYTRKEPVGVVAAIVPWNFPLMIAVWKLIPALAAGCTIVLKPSPETPLTALRLAELAREAGVPPGAFNVVTGGRTCGAALSSHPSIAKISFTGSTATGKLVGAAAVQNMTRFSLELGGKNPIVMLDDVDVAQALDGVAAGAFFNQGQVCAAASRLYVHRSKFAQLADGLAGVAQSMKLGAGLDTTAQINPLVSAHHRDKVVQHIEGARRAGLTFLAGGTPADDLPGYYVKPAVIADPHPDSAIVRDEVFGPVIVVVPFDDAADAVRLANASPYGLAASIWSNDLKRVMNLVPQIEAGTVWVNCHIPLDPSMPFGGYKQSGIGREFGQYAIEGFTETKSVCIAH, from the coding sequence ATGAGCACCACGAACTTCGTCGCCGTCAGCGACACCGTGCGCACCTTCGTCGCACGCGACTTCGGCCTTTTCATCGACGGCGCGATGCAGCCCGCGCACTCGGCCGCGCGGTTCGACGTGTACGACCCGGCCACCGGCGAGCGGCTCGCGACGGTCGCGGATGCCGACGCGCACGACGTCGATCGCGCGGTCGCAAGCGCGAAACACGCGTTCGACACCCGCGTATGGAGCGGCCTGCGCCCGGCGGACCGCGAGCGCATCCTGCTGAAGCTCGCCGACCTGATCGAGCGCGACGCCGAGACGCTCGCGCAGCTCGAAACGCTGAACCAGGGCAAATCGATCCACGTGTCGCGCGCGATCGAGGTCGGCGCGAGCGTCGAATACGTGCGCTACATGGCCGGCTGGGCGACCAAGATCACCGGCCAGACGCTCGACGTGTCGATCCCGTTCCCGCCCGGCGCACGCTATACGGCCTATACGCGCAAGGAGCCCGTCGGCGTGGTCGCCGCGATCGTGCCGTGGAATTTCCCGCTGATGATCGCGGTGTGGAAGCTGATTCCGGCGCTCGCGGCCGGCTGCACGATCGTGCTGAAGCCGTCGCCGGAAACGCCGCTCACCGCGCTGCGCCTCGCCGAACTCGCCCGCGAGGCGGGCGTGCCGCCCGGCGCGTTCAACGTCGTCACCGGCGGCCGCACGTGCGGCGCAGCGCTGTCGAGCCACCCGTCGATCGCGAAGATCTCGTTCACCGGCTCGACCGCGACCGGCAAGCTGGTCGGCGCGGCGGCCGTGCAGAACATGACGCGCTTCTCGCTCGAACTCGGCGGCAAGAATCCGATCGTGATGCTCGACGACGTCGACGTCGCGCAGGCGCTCGACGGCGTCGCTGCCGGCGCGTTCTTCAACCAGGGGCAGGTGTGCGCGGCCGCGTCGCGCCTCTACGTGCACCGCAGCAAGTTCGCGCAGCTCGCGGACGGCCTCGCGGGCGTCGCGCAGTCGATGAAGCTCGGTGCGGGCCTCGACACGACCGCGCAAATCAACCCGCTCGTCTCCGCGCACCATCGCGACAAGGTCGTCCAGCACATCGAAGGCGCGCGCCGCGCGGGCCTCACGTTCCTCGCGGGTGGCACGCCGGCCGACGATCTGCCCGGCTACTACGTGAAGCCGGCCGTGATCGCCGATCCGCATCCGGACAGCGCGATCGTGCGCGACGAGGTGTTCGGCCCGGTGATCGTCGTCGTGCCGTTCGACGATGCGGCCGATGCGGTGCGGCTCGCGAACGCGTCGCCGTACGGCCTCGCCGCGAGCATCTGGAGCAACGACCTGAAGCGCGTAATGAACCTCGTACCGCAGATCGAGGCCGGCACCGTGTGGGTGAACTGTCACATCCCGCTCGATCCGTCGATGCCGTTCGGCGGCTACAAGCAGTCGGGCATCGGCCGCGAGTTCGGCCAATACGCGATCGAAGGCTTCACCGAAACCAAATCCGTCTGCATCGCGCACTGA
- a CDS encoding helix-turn-helix transcriptional regulator, which yields MPTPSVSADHEAADWQRALHACVAAFDAFASPSAIVFYRLDLSGEPADFQLFGMPESMHRTYLARYRMLDPLHPSRCAAGVRAVVTLASQLPDERRAASAYWTRFLRRHDVADVVEIWLRDDAGRTVGAFSLLRFEKGDAEGNSTAGRFAPGEVDALARLQPVAEAALAPLLRARRGIHRIDCEERLTYREEQIARLVRDGRSNKEIARDLALGQPTIKTHLMRMYRKLGVSNRTELVGALFL from the coding sequence ATGCCGACCCCATCCGTTTCCGCCGACCACGAAGCCGCCGATTGGCAGCGCGCGCTGCATGCGTGCGTCGCTGCGTTCGATGCATTCGCGAGCCCGTCCGCGATCGTGTTCTACCGGCTCGACCTGAGCGGCGAGCCGGCCGATTTCCAGCTGTTCGGGATGCCGGAGTCGATGCATCGCACGTACCTCGCGCGCTACCGGATGCTCGATCCGCTGCATCCGTCGCGCTGCGCGGCGGGCGTTCGCGCGGTCGTGACGCTTGCTTCCCAATTGCCTGACGAAAGACGTGCCGCGTCCGCGTACTGGACGCGTTTCCTGCGGCGGCACGATGTCGCCGATGTCGTCGAAATCTGGCTGCGCGACGACGCGGGCCGCACGGTCGGCGCGTTTTCGCTGCTGCGCTTCGAAAAAGGCGACGCGGAAGGCAACAGCACGGCGGGCCGGTTCGCGCCGGGCGAGGTCGACGCGCTGGCGCGGCTGCAGCCGGTCGCCGAAGCGGCGCTGGCCCCACTGCTGCGTGCGCGGCGCGGGATCCACCGGATCGACTGCGAGGAGCGGCTGACCTACCGCGAGGAACAGATCGCACGCCTTGTGCGCGACGGCCGCTCGAACAAGGAGATCGCACGCGATCTCGCGCTCGGGCAGCCGACCATCAAGACGCATTTGATGCGCATGTACCGGAAGCTCGGCGTGTCGAACCGCACGGAACTGGTCGGGGCGTTGTTTCTGTAA
- the ypfJ gene encoding KPN_02809 family neutral zinc metallopeptidase, with protein sequence MRLDDETESANVEDRRGGGGFGGRATIGIGTIVVALAASYFFGIDPRVVLEGASALQGRQQQAQPAPTQHQGAPANDPGAVFTRKVLGNIERTWTGVFNTQLHAQYEAPKLVMFTNSTPTACGTGQTAMGPFYCPADHKVYIDLGFYDELRKRFGAGGDFAQAYVIAHEVGHHVQNLLGISDKVDAARRRSSQARSNALSVRMELQADCFAGVWANNAERANQRLMEPGDFEEGLKAAAAIGDDRLQQQGQGYVVPESFTHGTSEQRMYWLRRGMEAGEVSACDTFASNAH encoded by the coding sequence ATGAGGCTGGACGACGAAACAGAAAGCGCGAACGTCGAGGATCGACGCGGTGGCGGCGGGTTCGGCGGGCGCGCGACGATCGGCATCGGCACGATCGTGGTGGCGCTGGCCGCATCGTATTTCTTCGGGATCGACCCGCGCGTCGTGCTCGAAGGCGCGTCGGCGCTGCAGGGCCGCCAGCAGCAGGCGCAACCCGCGCCCACGCAGCACCAGGGCGCGCCGGCGAACGATCCCGGCGCGGTGTTCACGCGCAAGGTGCTCGGCAATATCGAGCGCACGTGGACGGGCGTGTTCAACACCCAGTTGCATGCGCAGTACGAGGCGCCGAAGCTCGTGATGTTCACGAACTCGACGCCGACCGCATGCGGCACCGGCCAGACCGCGATGGGGCCGTTCTACTGTCCGGCCGACCACAAGGTGTATATCGATCTCGGTTTCTATGACGAATTGCGCAAGCGGTTCGGCGCGGGCGGCGATTTCGCGCAGGCCTACGTGATCGCGCACGAAGTCGGCCACCACGTGCAGAACCTGCTCGGCATTTCCGACAAGGTCGATGCCGCGCGCCGCCGGTCGAGCCAGGCGCGCTCGAACGCGCTGTCGGTGCGGATGGAACTGCAGGCCGACTGCTTCGCCGGCGTATGGGCGAACAACGCGGAGCGCGCGAACCAGCGGCTGATGGAACCCGGCGATTTCGAGGAGGGGCTGAAGGCGGCGGCCGCAATCGGCGACGATCGGCTGCAGCAGCAAGGCCAGGGCTACGTCGTGCCGGAAAGCTTCACGCACGGCACCAGCGAACAGCGGATGTACTGGCTGCGGCGCGGGATGGAAGCCGGTGAAGTGAGCGCCTGCGACACGTTCGCCTCGAACGCGCATTGA
- a CDS encoding SDR family NAD(P)-dependent oxidoreductase, whose amino-acid sequence MTHPQPRTIAITGAGTGIGAACARRFAARGERVVLIGRRRAPLDALAAETGGIALAGDAASTADWTRFLPEIAGRFGPVDALVACAGGHGLGRAEETDDAQWRDAMHANLDTAFVSARACLPDLIAQRGSIVLVASIAALAAGPGVCGYTVGKHALLGLARSLARDYGPHGVRANAVCPGWVRTPMADAEMAPLMSAHGDTLDGAYARVSADVPLRRAADPDEIAAVCAFLASPDASFVTGATLVADGGAMVVDVPTLAFDKL is encoded by the coding sequence ATGACGCACCCGCAACCCCGAACGATCGCGATCACCGGTGCAGGCACCGGCATCGGCGCCGCGTGCGCGCGCCGCTTCGCCGCCCGCGGCGAGCGCGTCGTATTGATCGGGCGGCGCCGGGCACCGCTCGACGCACTCGCCGCCGAGACCGGTGGCATCGCCCTCGCCGGCGACGCCGCGAGCACGGCCGACTGGACCCGCTTCCTACCGGAGATCGCCGGACGGTTCGGCCCCGTCGACGCGCTCGTCGCGTGCGCGGGCGGCCACGGCCTCGGCCGCGCGGAGGAAACCGACGACGCGCAATGGCGCGACGCGATGCACGCGAATCTCGACACCGCATTCGTCAGCGCACGCGCGTGCCTGCCCGACCTGATCGCGCAGCGCGGCAGCATCGTGCTGGTCGCGTCGATCGCCGCGCTCGCGGCCGGGCCGGGCGTGTGCGGCTATACGGTCGGCAAGCATGCGCTGCTCGGGCTCGCGCGGTCGCTCGCACGCGACTACGGGCCGCACGGCGTGCGTGCGAACGCGGTGTGTCCGGGCTGGGTCCGCACGCCGATGGCCGATGCGGAAATGGCGCCGCTGATGTCCGCGCATGGCGACACGCTCGACGGCGCGTATGCGCGCGTGAGCGCCGACGTGCCGCTGCGGCGCGCGGCCGATCCGGACGAAATCGCGGCGGTGTGCGCATTCCTCGCATCGCCCGACGCGTCGTTCGTGACGGGCGCGACGCTCGTCGCCGACGGCGGCGCGATGGTCGTCGATGTGCCGACGCTCGCGTTCGACAAGCTTTGA
- a CDS encoding LysR family transcriptional regulator, with product MNIRFLETFVWLAKLENFRLTAEKLHTTQAAVSSRIASLEEAFDVRLFDRNTRSATLTPAGRRMLAYAERIVRLDGEMRRDIDAASDAGLIRIGVIESIVHSWFPALMAQLRERYPRLDVEITSDTTLHLIRLLSTDGVDLILQTDPVPGPDFTNLPLCEFPVRWAASPRLGLGGERLDVARLAAYPIISFSRHSGPHATIERLFAAVERPASINCITSVAAMIRLVADGFGVAALPPAIIGRELQEGALELLDVEPEFPALPLVASYRTQGLPVAARIAELASEVARAMPAAASHAKPVASAKVEAEADSVGKATAARPATKTGTAAPKRTPKSAPPAAAAKRRPRRS from the coding sequence ATGAACATCCGGTTTCTTGAAACCTTCGTCTGGCTCGCGAAGCTGGAGAACTTCCGGCTCACGGCCGAGAAACTGCACACGACGCAGGCGGCCGTGTCGAGCCGCATCGCGTCGCTCGAAGAGGCGTTCGACGTGCGGCTGTTCGACCGCAACACGCGCTCGGCCACGCTCACGCCCGCGGGCCGGCGCATGCTCGCGTACGCGGAGCGGATCGTGCGGCTCGACGGCGAGATGCGGCGCGACATCGACGCGGCGAGCGACGCGGGCCTGATCCGGATCGGCGTGATCGAGTCGATCGTGCACAGCTGGTTTCCGGCGCTGATGGCGCAATTGCGCGAGCGTTATCCGCGCCTCGACGTCGAGATCACGAGCGACACGACGCTGCACCTGATCCGCCTGCTCAGCACCGACGGCGTCGACCTGATCCTGCAGACCGACCCGGTGCCCGGCCCCGACTTCACGAACCTGCCGCTGTGCGAATTCCCGGTGCGCTGGGCGGCGAGCCCGCGTCTCGGGCTCGGCGGCGAACGGCTCGACGTCGCGCGGCTTGCCGCGTACCCGATCATCAGCTTCTCGCGCCACTCGGGGCCGCACGCGACGATCGAGCGGTTGTTCGCCGCCGTCGAGCGGCCGGCCAGCATCAACTGCATCACGTCGGTCGCCGCGATGATCCGGCTCGTCGCCGACGGTTTCGGCGTGGCCGCGCTGCCGCCCGCGATCATCGGGCGCGAACTGCAGGAAGGCGCGCTCGAACTGCTCGACGTGGAACCCGAATTCCCCGCGCTGCCGCTCGTCGCGTCGTATCGCACGCAGGGGCTGCCGGTCGCCGCGCGCATCGCGGAACTGGCGAGCGAAGTCGCGCGCGCGATGCCGGCCGCCGCGAGCCATGCGAAGCCGGTCGCATCGGCAAAGGTCGAGGCCGAGGCTGACTCGGTCGGCAAAGCCACCGCTGCCCGCCCGGCGACAAAAACCGGCACCGCGGCGCCAAAACGCACGCCGAAATCCGCGCCGCCCGCGGCTGCGGCGAAACGCCGTCCGCGCCGCTCATAA